The DNA sequence CATCTCTCCAATCGTCCTGCAGTCAGTGGGACATCGCACCACTCAGTTCCGATGTTCCGTGTACAGGTGAATGCTCAAGTCAATTATAACCCAAATAGCCGCATGGGAGAAACGGATGATCCGGTCAGAAGACAGGGGGAATTAAGTCATTGGTTTTGGACGTCTCCTGTCGGAGACTGGGGATGCGGATTCCGCTGCCAAAATTGTTCAGGAATTGGTTCGGGGGCGGCAGGAGCGCAACCGTTTTATCGTAGGCTTCAGAGACCTTTTCAGGCCTGGCACAGGAAACGGAACTGTCAAATTCTGCGGAAGAGATCTGCAAGAAGGATAAGGATCTGGAGGCTTTATCTCAAAAACCAAGACTGGGGCTGCTGGATTACTATTTTTTATCAATGGGTGTCTTGTCACCTCCCTTGACAGGTGAAAACCGTCATGTTATAACACTTTACGTCTTAACCCCAGCGAGAATTCAGGCTGGGGCACGAACGATAGTTTACGGGGGAAGCGTATGAATCAGTTGTTGGGAGAAATTGCACGTCTGAAGAAAGAGAAGGACGCGGTTATGTTGGCGCATTACTATGTGGAGGATCAAGTGAAGGCGGCCGCTGACTATGTGGGAGATTCCTACTATCTGGCCCGGCTGGCCACGGAGCTACCGCAGCAGACCATTGTGCTGTGCGGCGTTACGTTCATGGGGGAAAGCGTCAAGCTGCTTAATCCGGACAAGACGGTGCTCATGCCGGATCTGAGCGCCGGCTGTCCTATGGCGGAAATGTATGATCTGGCGGAAATCCGCCGGCTCAAGGAGGAAGTGGAGGATCTGGCGGTGGTCTGCTATGTCAATTCCACCCTGGAGCTGAAGGGTCAGTCCGATGTATGCGTTACCTCCGCCAACGCGGTGAAGGTGGTGCGGGGAATGCCTCAGCGCAACATCTATTTTGTGCCGGATGAGAACCTGGGGGGCTTTGTCGCGCAGCAGGTTCCCGAGAAACAATTTATCCTGCACAACGGTTCCTGCTGCGTCCATACCGGGATCCGGACGGCGGACCTGGAGCAGGCCAGACGGGACTATCCCAACGCCGAGGTGCTGTCCCATCCGGAGTGCCGGCCGGAGATTCTGGCGCTGTCCGACTATATCGGCAGCACATCCGGCATTCTGAAGCGGGCTGGGGAAAGCACCGCGTCTGAGCTGATCATCTGTACGGAGATGGGCATTCTGGATGAACTGAAGCGGTCCTGTCCGGACAAGACCTTCGTCTTCCCCGGCGAGCGGGTCTGCGCCAGCATGAAGAAGGTCACCCTGGAGAAGATTCGGGAGGTGCTGCGCGGCGGCAGCAATGAAATCAGGATTATGGACGGCAATACGGAGCAGGCGGCAGCTACCCTGGAACGGATGCTGCTTCTGGCGAATTGATTGAAAGAAGGGAATGGAGTGAACAGCAAGGCGGATATTGTAATCGTCGGAAGCGGCGTGGCGGGATTATTTTGCGCCCTGAACCTTCCGGAGCGCTGCCGGGTCGTCATCCTGACTAAGGACCGGCTCGAGCGCAGCGACTCCTACCTGGCCCAGGGCGGAATCTGTGTGGCCCAGGGCGAGTCGGATTACGAGAGTTTTTATGAGGATACGATGCGGGCCGGCCATTATCAGAATGATCCGGCGGCGGTATCCCTGATGATTGAATCCTCCCGATCGGTGATCGAGGATCTGGTGGGCTTTGGGGCGGACTTTGCCCGGCAGGGCAGGAATCTGCTCTGCACCAGAGAAGGGGGGCATTCCCGTCCCCGCATCGTATATCATCAGGACATCACCGGCCGGGAGGTCATGACCCGGCTCATTGCCCGGGTGAAAGAACGGTCCAACATTGAAATCTATGAATATGAAACCATGGTGGACCTGCTGGTGGAGCAGGCGGAGTGCCGGGGCGTCATCAGTCGGGGAACAGACGGCAGGCTGCGCTTGTGGCAGGCAGACTCAACCATACTGGCCTGCGGCGGTGTCGGCGGGCTGTTTGAGTTCTCCACCAATTACCGGCACATTACCGGGGATGCCATTGCCATCGCTCTGGAGCACGGCATCGCCACAGAGCGGGTTGACGCGGTGCAGATGCACCCAACCACGTTCTATGATCCTTCGTCGAGCCGGTGTCTGCTGATTTCTGAGTCCGTCCGGGGCGAGGGGGCGCATCTTCTGAATGAACGGGGCGAGCGCTTTACCGATGAGCTGGCACCGCGGGACGTTGTGACAGCGGCGATCCGGGCGGAGATGGAACGGACGGGGACAGACCACGTCTATCTGGCGATGCAGCATTTGGGGGAAGAGGTGATCCGGTCACATTTCCCCAATATTTACGAATCCTGCCGCCAGCGCGGCATCGATGTGCTGACCCAGCCCATTCCGGTGGTGCCGGCCCAGCACTACCTCATGGGCGGCATCAAGGTGGATCTGGACAGCCAGACCTCCATGGCCCGGCTGTATGCCATCGGCGAAACCAGCTGCAACGGGGTCCACGGAGCCAACCGGCTGGCCAGCAATTCGCTGCTGGAAAGCCTGGTGTTTGCCCGCCGGGCCGCCCGGCGGATCGGGGCAAGTCACAGAACCCAGATAGAGAAGAGGGGCAGCGGCAGTCTGGCGCTGCCGGATTTCGAGAAATATCAGGAGGATTCGCTGATGGAGCGCTATCGTCGGACCGTCCGGGAAAAAATGGGGGAGCAGCTTCATGCAATATAGTTTTTCAGGTAGAATCAAGATGGATGAACACATCAGACAGGCCCTGGCGGAGGATATCACCCAGGAGGATCTGAGCACGAACGCTGTGGTGGATCCCGCCCGGCAGGGAACCGTGGAGCTGATCTGCAAGCAGGACGGAGTTCTGGCCGGGATCGAGGTCTTCTGCCGCGTGTTTGCGCTGCTCGATCCGAAGGTGCAGTGCGCCGCTGCAGTCCATGACGGCGAAGCGATCCGGCAGGGGCAGGTGATTGCCCGGATTCAGGGCAGCCTGCGGGCTCTGCTCACCGGGGAGCGCACCGCGCTCAACTACCTGCAGCACATGAGCGGCATCGCAACCTACACCCGGGGTGTGGCCGATGTGCTGGAAGGCACCGGGATCGCGCTGCTGGATACGCGCAAGACGACGCCAACGCTGCGGCTGTTTGACAAGTACGCGGTCAAGGTTGGGGGCGGGAAGAACCACCGCTTCAACCTGTCTGACGGCATCATGTTAAAGGACAACCACATCGCGGCGGCCGGCGGGATCCGTCCGGCGGTGGAGCGGGCTAGGGCCTACGCCTCCCATGTCTACAAAATCGAGGTGGAGGCGGAAACCCTGGACATGGTTCAGGAGGCCGCCGAGGCGGGAGCAGACATCATCATGCTGGACAATATGTCCCCGGAGCTGATGAAGGAAGCCGTCCGACTCATTGCCGGGCGCGCCGCCACGGAATGCTCCGGCAACGTAACAAAGGAAAATATCGCCCGATACCTGGATCTGGGGATCGACTACATTTCAGTCGGCGCGCTGACGCATTCCGCGCCGATCCTGGATTTTTCGATGAAGAACCTGAGGGCGATCGACTAGAGGAGGAAATTTTATGTCGACCGGGAAATTGAGACGAGACCAGATCATTCAGATGATCCGAAACTCCGAGGAGCCCATCTCCGCATCGACCCTGGCCACCCGCTTTGCGGTGAGCCGTCAGGTCATCGTGCAGGACATTGCGCTCCTGCGGGCAGCCGATTACCAAATTGAATCCACAATCCGCGGCTATCGGATGGACCGGCCGACATCCTGCCGCCGGGTCTTCAAGGTGCACCACAGCGAAGACCATACCAGCAAAGAGCTTCAGACCATCATCGACGGCGGCGGCACCGTGGTTGAAGTCTTTGTGAACCACCGGGTCTACGGCGTGATCCGTACGCCCATGCAGATCCGGTCCCGGCGCGACATTGACCACCTGGTCCATGAAATCTCCTCCGGCAACTCCTCTCTGCTCATGCACATGACCTCGGGCTACCACTTCCACACCGTGGAGGCAGCTTCGGAGGAAATCCTGGACGGCATCGCCGCCCGCCTGAAACAGAACGGCTTCCTGGCACCGGTGCTGGACTATGAGCGTCACCTGCTGGGGGACGATCCGGATCAGACCAGGTAATGCGGCCTGGCAGCTGACCTGAACTGCCGGATCAGACCGGAGCCGTTCGGCACCGGAACTGCCGCTGAATCGGGCTTAATACACCTGGTACCCGATGGCATAATAGTCGCAGGAATCATTACCTGACAATCACATGTAACATGACCGGACAATCAGATGAATGACAAGAGACAGGCCCTCCGGCGACGAGATTCGCCGGAGGGCCTGTCTACGTTCCAGGGACCAGAAGGTTCCAGCCTTCCGGAGCGACGATGTTCCAATCATCCGGAGCGGCGATGGTTCACCTTTCTGGGCAGGGGATCTGATTGCTGGGATTTTTGGGGGAATTGTATAAAAACACTGTTTGCCAAGATGATAGAAGATCCGGGAGGGCTGTGCTATGCTGAAGGCAAAGAGAAGGATCCGACTGCCCCGGTCGGACCGCCCGGCAGAAGATTTGAGACAAGGTTTCATGAACTGCGATCGGATGATGACACAGGAGGGGCAGGAGATGGAAAATGTCAGGAGAAGCCGATTTGCCTTCGGGCTGGGTCCCGTTGGTCGGGCCCTGCGCTCACCGCTGGTGAGCAGGTGTTTCTTCTACGATCTGACGGATGTGCTGGATATGCCGGATGAAACGGTGTGGACCATGACCGGTGTGCGGACGCTGCGTTGGATTTTGGATGCCGTCAAGGATCTCATGAGAAAGGGGCTGGTGGACAAAACCCAGACCCGCTGGGCTGGTTCAGGCCCTGGCTCGGATCGGAGGAACCGGGGCGATCGTCAGGCTGACTGAGAGGAGGGGAGCTCATCATGCTGAATCAGAATCATACCGTGGGGGATGTAATGGACCACCCGCTGGGTCAGGATATCCTTCATAAGCTCCTGCTCCAGATAGGAATCAGCCGGCGGTTCCTGGGCCATCCGCTGATCCGGCGGATCCGGCTGTCTCATTTGCCGCGCCTGACCGGGGGGAAGGTGGATGAGAGCTTTGTCGCAACGGTTCTGGAGCTGTTAAACAGCGAGCCGGATGTGCCCGGAATCGGTTCGGGACCGGGCCGGGCGGCCTGGTGGAAGGAAGCGGTTTTCTATCAGATCTACCCCAAAAGCTTCATGGACAGCGATGGCGATGGCGTGGGAGACCTGGGCGGAATTCTCACGAAACTGGACTATCTGCAGAATCTGGGGGTGGGCGCCCTGTGGCTTACTCCGATCTATGACTCCCCGGAGGCGGACAACGGTTACGATATCCGGGACTATCAGGCCATTCTGTCAACTTATGGCACCATGGCGGATTTTGACGCGCTGATCCAGGAGCTGCATCGCCGGGGCATGCGGCTGATCATGGATTTGGTGGTCAATCACACCTCGGATGAGCATCGCTGGTTTCAGGAAGCCATGGGGGATCCCTCCTCACCGAAAGGGGACTATTACTTTTTCCGGGACGACCCCAATAACTGGGTGTCGTTTTTCGGCGGGAGCGCCTGGAAACGAATTCCGCAGCGCGACCAGTGGGTTCTGCATCTGTTCAGTGAGCGTCAGATGGATTTAAACTGGGACAATCCGGCCCTGCGGGAAGAGATCTTCCGGATGGTGCGGAGCTGGCTGGATCGGGGCGTGGACGGTTTCCGGCTGGATGTCATCAACTATATCTCGAAGCGGCCAGGACTGCCGCCGGGCAATGAATGTCTGGCCCGCATCTCGGGCTTTCGCGGCTTTGAGCATTATTTCTACGGTCCCAATTTGCATCGGTACCTGCGGGAGCTGCGCCGCCAGGCCTTAGACCCCTATGAGGCATTTTCTGTGGGGGAAACTCCGGGAATCGGCCGGCAGACGGCGAAGCTGCTGACAGCTCCCCCGCGCCGCGAGCTGGACATGATCTTCAACTTTGACCACCTGGAGAATCCGGGAAAGGTTCGAGGGGACGATTACCGGTATGACCTGAATTACTACAAGGAATACATCATCCCCTGGATGGAGGATCCCGGCGGGGTCTGGATGTCGCTGTTCTATGAGAATCACGACAATCCACGTATGATCTCCAAAGTGAATCCGGAACCGCAGGTGCGCAAGGTCCTGGCCAAGCTGCTGGCGCTGCTTCAGATGACGCTGCGGGGCACACCCTTCGTGTTCCAGGGTCAGGAACTGGGTCGCGTCAACCAGAACTTTACGTCGATGGACCAGCTGCGCGATGTCGAAAGCCTGAATCTGTACCAAACCTGGAGGAAAACTATGGGGGAAGAGACCGCCCGCCGCAAGATCCTGACGGGTACCCGCGATCATGCCCGGGTGCCCATGGCCTGGAACAGCGATCGCCAGGCCGGTTTCTCCGAGGCGGAGCCCTGGATTGCTCAGGACCAGGACTATCTGACCTGGAATGCCGCAGCGGAGAGTGCTGACCCGAATTCCGTCCTGAATTTCTACCGGCGCCTGATCCGGCTGCGCCGATCGCACCCTGTTCTGGTCTACGGCGAGATCCGGATCCGGTTCAAAAAGACTCGGAACCTGTTCCTGTATCACCGCGTCAGTCCCGAGGAAACCCTGATCGTGGAATGCAATCTCTCGAGCCGTCGGATTCGGCGGCGGATCTCCAGCCGAAGCCGTCATCGCCTGATCTCCAATTATCCGGATTTGCCGCAGGGCTGGCTGCGACCCTATGAAGCCATCCTGTGGAAGCAGGAGACAAAGAGAAAACAATAATCCAATGGAAGATTATCACTATCGTATATAAAAAGATAGTAACTATTAATAGATAATGATGTTTATTCGTATATTAAGTCCGATTTTTCATATCAGCTTTGTATAATATTGTTCGCTTGAGTGATAAAATGGAATTAATAACAGGGCAGTTCAAACGGAATAACGATTTCAACTGCCGATCACGCACAAACAGGATACCAATTACTCCCGGTGGTCGACAGAGTAACCAATTCGTGCTGAATGTTGTCAGAATAACAAATTACTGCTCAATTTTGACAGGATAATCATTATTGTTAAACCCAACCGAATAACCAACTGAAGTGACTCACTCTCAGTTTCTGCCATTGAGGTGTCTGCCGCTGTCAATGGAGGAAGCTGTGCCGTGAGTCTCTTCTTTTTCGATGGATTTCTGTTTTGACCGAAAGACCTGGGAGGAAGAGTAAAATGGCAAAAAAAGCATTGTGTGTCGGAATCAATGATTATCCCTTTGAGGGCAATGATCTCAAGGGATGCGTCAATGATGCCAGAAGTTGGGCCGCCCTGCTGACGGATCATTTTGGCTTTGCGGCGGCGGATGTTAAGATACTGCTGGATCAGGAAGCAACGAAGGCAGCGATTCTGGCGGAGCTGGATCAGATGATCGAAGACGGCGTCGAGGGAGATACCCTGGTTTTCACCAATTCGTCCCATGGAACCTATGTGGCGGATGAGAGTGGGGAAGAGCAGGACAAATACGACGAAGCGATCTGTCCGTATGACTGTGAGTCGCAGCTGATTCTGGATGATGAGCTTCGGGAGCGGTTCGATTGGCTCAAGCCGGGTGTGCGGATGTTCCTGATTTCGGATTCATGTCACTCCGGGGATCTGCGCAAGGCATTGATCGGGGATACCCCGGATCAGAGGCGCTGCCGGTTCCTGAATCCGGTGTTCCTGAAGCGGGCCACGCTGGACAATCCCTTCCGGGCCAAAGCCAATGGCCGGAAGATCAGCCGGCGGACCAAGGTGCTGGATCTGCTGCTGAGCGGCTGCAAGAGCAGCGAATATTCGTATGATGCCCTGATTGACGGTGATTACCATGGCGCGATGACTTACTACGCGCTGCAGGCGATGAAGGAAGCGGATTATCAGCTGACGTTCCAGGAGCTGCATAAAAAGGTCAATGCTTCGCTGCGCTCTGCCGGGTATCCTCAGCATCCCCAGCTGGAGGGGAAAACGGTTTTGAAAAAGCAGCAGGTGTTTGAATGAAAGGCGGGAGGGATGAATATGAGGAGAGGGACAAAAGAAGCAGCCGATGAAAAAGAGCGGATCGAGCGGTATGACCGCGTGGTCAGGGCGGCGCAGCGGCGGTATCAGAAACTGGACAAACAGCGGCGGGGCGCGCGCGGTCCCCTGGTGACTCCGGACCGGATGAGGACCCGGCGCAGCATTATCAATCCCTATGACGGGCTGGCCATCGAACGGATCATCAATCAAAGCGATCTGTTTCCGATCGCCCATCTGCAGCTGGGGTTCAATGCCGGGAAGGCGGTCTGCCGGATCTCGGTGAAGGGGCCGGGAGGACGGGTGCTGGGCTACGGTACGGGATTCATGGTATCACCCTCCCTGCTTCTGACCAATAACCATGTCCTGAACACGGCGGAGACCGCCCAGTTCAGCCTGGCGGAATTCAACTACGAGGATGACGAGCAGTTCATGCCGCGTCAGTCGGTGAGCTACCGGCTGGATCCGGGGCGGTTCTTCCTCACGGATGAGGCGCTGGATTTCACCTTGGTGGCAGTACAGGAGTCATCCAATACGGTCTGTCCGCTTTCGGATTTCGGCTGCCTGAAGCTGCTGCCTGTTGCCGGGAAGATCCTGGAGGGCGAGTATGTATCGATTATTCAGCATCCCCAGGGCGGACAGAAGGCCGTGACGGTTCGGGAGAACCAGGTGCGGTTCCTGTCGGAGGATTTCATCCATTATGTCACGGATACGGAGCCGGGTTCCTCGGGTTCACCGGTATTCAATGACCAGTGGATCGTGGTGGCACTGCATCATGCCGGTGTGCCGGATCCGGAGGACCCGTCGAAATGGATTGCCAATGAGGGGGTAAGGATCAGTTCCATCTTCCAGCGGCTGGCGGCCGGAGCCGATGAACTCGGCCTTGATGCCAGAGCCTTATTGCAGGAACTTTTAGGGGGAACCCTGCCTGAATCGCCTCGGGATGATTTCATGCAGATTGGCGAACTGGGCCAGGAGTGGTATGAGAAGGCAACAGGCTATGATCCCGTTTTTCTGGGGGAGGGCTTTGAGGTGCCGCTGCCCGTACTGTCGGAGGAACTCCAGCCTGACATTGCCCGGACCCAGGAGGGGCAGGAAGTGCTCCATTACACGCATTTCTCCATTGTCATGAGTCAGTCCAGAAAACTGGCGTTCTACACCGCTTCGAATATCGACGGGGAACTTCGGCAGAATCTGAAGCGCAGCGGCGACAAATGGTATTATGATCCGAGAATCTCTCAGGAGTTCCAGTGCGGACCGGCCCTCTACAGCAAAAATGAGCTGGACCGCGGCCATCTGGTGCGGCGGCTGGATCCGGTCTGGGGCAGTGATGCGGCCAGCGCCAATGAGGATACCTTCCATTTTACGAACTGCTCGCCGCAGCATAAGAATCTGAATCAGAAAACCTGGCTCAATCTGGAGGACTACATTCTGAACAACGCGGCGACTCACCGGCTGAAAGTGGTGGTGTTCACCGGACCGGTTTTCCGGTCCGATGACATGGTTTATCGCAGAGAATACCGGATTCCGGCTGAGTTCTGGAAAGTCGCTGTCATTGTGCGGGAAGGCCAGGCCCTGTCGGCCACGGCTTACCTGCAGACTCAGAAGAATCTGATCACCGATCTGGAATTTGCCTATGGCGAGTATGAAACGTACCAGGTTCCCATTACCCAGATCGAATCCCTGACCGGCCTTGATTTCGGCACGCTGCGGGACCATGATCCCATCCAGGGACTCGAGGCCAGTGCGTTCCGGGTGGAAGGTCCGGGAAGTCTGCATCTATAGGAAAGAATTGAAGATCGCTCATACCGGCAGATCCCCCAGCCTGAAGCTCGATTCAGGCTGGGGGATTCGCTTTGGGGTCAGATCCCGGAAGGGGAGAAACGACTGGAGCATCGGATCAGAGGACATTCATGTGACTCGGGATTTAATGCAGGGGAGAGAAAACCTT is a window from the Clostridiaceae bacterium HFYG-1003 genome containing:
- the nadA gene encoding quinolinate synthase NadA, with the translated sequence MNQLLGEIARLKKEKDAVMLAHYYVEDQVKAAADYVGDSYYLARLATELPQQTIVLCGVTFMGESVKLLNPDKTVLMPDLSAGCPMAEMYDLAEIRRLKEEVEDLAVVCYVNSTLELKGQSDVCVTSANAVKVVRGMPQRNIYFVPDENLGGFVAQQVPEKQFILHNGSCCVHTGIRTADLEQARRDYPNAEVLSHPECRPEILALSDYIGSTSGILKRAGESTASELIICTEMGILDELKRSCPDKTFVFPGERVCASMKKVTLEKIREVLRGGSNEIRIMDGNTEQAAATLERMLLLAN
- a CDS encoding L-aspartate oxidase, which translates into the protein MNSKADIVIVGSGVAGLFCALNLPERCRVVILTKDRLERSDSYLAQGGICVAQGESDYESFYEDTMRAGHYQNDPAAVSLMIESSRSVIEDLVGFGADFARQGRNLLCTREGGHSRPRIVYHQDITGREVMTRLIARVKERSNIEIYEYETMVDLLVEQAECRGVISRGTDGRLRLWQADSTILACGGVGGLFEFSTNYRHITGDAIAIALEHGIATERVDAVQMHPTTFYDPSSSRCLLISESVRGEGAHLLNERGERFTDELAPRDVVTAAIRAEMERTGTDHVYLAMQHLGEEVIRSHFPNIYESCRQRGIDVLTQPIPVVPAQHYLMGGIKVDLDSQTSMARLYAIGETSCNGVHGANRLASNSLLESLVFARRAARRIGASHRTQIEKRGSGSLALPDFEKYQEDSLMERYRRTVREKMGEQLHAI
- the nadC gene encoding carboxylating nicotinate-nucleotide diphosphorylase encodes the protein MDEHIRQALAEDITQEDLSTNAVVDPARQGTVELICKQDGVLAGIEVFCRVFALLDPKVQCAAAVHDGEAIRQGQVIARIQGSLRALLTGERTALNYLQHMSGIATYTRGVADVLEGTGIALLDTRKTTPTLRLFDKYAVKVGGGKNHRFNLSDGIMLKDNHIAAAGGIRPAVERARAYASHVYKIEVEAETLDMVQEAAEAGADIIMLDNMSPELMKEAVRLIAGRAATECSGNVTKENIARYLDLGIDYISVGALTHSAPILDFSMKNLRAID
- a CDS encoding transcription repressor NadR, giving the protein MSTGKLRRDQIIQMIRNSEEPISASTLATRFAVSRQVIVQDIALLRAADYQIESTIRGYRMDRPTSCRRVFKVHHSEDHTSKELQTIIDGGGTVVEVFVNHRVYGVIRTPMQIRSRRDIDHLVHEISSGNSSLLMHMTSGYHFHTVEAASEEILDGIAARLKQNGFLAPVLDYERHLLGDDPDQTR
- a CDS encoding alpha-glucosidase, which codes for MLNQNHTVGDVMDHPLGQDILHKLLLQIGISRRFLGHPLIRRIRLSHLPRLTGGKVDESFVATVLELLNSEPDVPGIGSGPGRAAWWKEAVFYQIYPKSFMDSDGDGVGDLGGILTKLDYLQNLGVGALWLTPIYDSPEADNGYDIRDYQAILSTYGTMADFDALIQELHRRGMRLIMDLVVNHTSDEHRWFQEAMGDPSSPKGDYYFFRDDPNNWVSFFGGSAWKRIPQRDQWVLHLFSERQMDLNWDNPALREEIFRMVRSWLDRGVDGFRLDVINYISKRPGLPPGNECLARISGFRGFEHYFYGPNLHRYLRELRRQALDPYEAFSVGETPGIGRQTAKLLTAPPRRELDMIFNFDHLENPGKVRGDDYRYDLNYYKEYIIPWMEDPGGVWMSLFYENHDNPRMISKVNPEPQVRKVLAKLLALLQMTLRGTPFVFQGQELGRVNQNFTSMDQLRDVESLNLYQTWRKTMGEETARRKILTGTRDHARVPMAWNSDRQAGFSEAEPWIAQDQDYLTWNAAAESADPNSVLNFYRRLIRLRRSHPVLVYGEIRIRFKKTRNLFLYHRVSPEETLIVECNLSSRRIRRRISSRSRHRLISNYPDLPQGWLRPYEAILWKQETKRKQ
- a CDS encoding caspase family protein, whose product is MAKKALCVGINDYPFEGNDLKGCVNDARSWAALLTDHFGFAAADVKILLDQEATKAAILAELDQMIEDGVEGDTLVFTNSSHGTYVADESGEEQDKYDEAICPYDCESQLILDDELRERFDWLKPGVRMFLISDSCHSGDLRKALIGDTPDQRRCRFLNPVFLKRATLDNPFRAKANGRKISRRTKVLDLLLSGCKSSEYSYDALIDGDYHGAMTYYALQAMKEADYQLTFQELHKKVNASLRSAGYPQHPQLEGKTVLKKQQVFE
- a CDS encoding DNA/RNA non-specific endonuclease, with amino-acid sequence MRRGTKEAADEKERIERYDRVVRAAQRRYQKLDKQRRGARGPLVTPDRMRTRRSIINPYDGLAIERIINQSDLFPIAHLQLGFNAGKAVCRISVKGPGGRVLGYGTGFMVSPSLLLTNNHVLNTAETAQFSLAEFNYEDDEQFMPRQSVSYRLDPGRFFLTDEALDFTLVAVQESSNTVCPLSDFGCLKLLPVAGKILEGEYVSIIQHPQGGQKAVTVRENQVRFLSEDFIHYVTDTEPGSSGSPVFNDQWIVVALHHAGVPDPEDPSKWIANEGVRISSIFQRLAAGADELGLDARALLQELLGGTLPESPRDDFMQIGELGQEWYEKATGYDPVFLGEGFEVPLPVLSEELQPDIARTQEGQEVLHYTHFSIVMSQSRKLAFYTASNIDGELRQNLKRSGDKWYYDPRISQEFQCGPALYSKNELDRGHLVRRLDPVWGSDAASANEDTFHFTNCSPQHKNLNQKTWLNLEDYILNNAATHRLKVVVFTGPVFRSDDMVYRREYRIPAEFWKVAVIVREGQALSATAYLQTQKNLITDLEFAYGEYETYQVPITQIESLTGLDFGTLRDHDPIQGLEASAFRVEGPGSLHL